A genomic window from Martelella lutilitoris includes:
- a CDS encoding carbohydrate ABC transporter permease yields MSDGIVAGADAPPPKKRRRRRHSQWTGLIYVLPALALVTVFFIVPLCMTVWMSLHKWPLMGLPRFIGLDNYERLLFDKSFWSSLWFTVQYTVVVTIALLGFAMALALIVQGQGRAVSAYRTIYFLPVVTGFASAALLWVWLSNVDTGLFSPLAQDLGLTEGRVNILANFTPAFWSVIVMVVWKMAGFFMVILMSGLQSIPADYQEAARIDGAKWLQRFRYITMPLIRKPFALALILCVSGSMLAFDQFYIILSGGPQNKTVTAVYKIFNESFVSFRLGYGAALSMVLLVILLVLSVLQLTLLSDRKDK; encoded by the coding sequence ATGTCTGACGGGATAGTGGCAGGCGCGGACGCGCCCCCGCCGAAAAAGCGCCGAAGGCGACGGCATTCACAGTGGACAGGCCTGATCTATGTTCTGCCGGCGTTGGCGCTTGTCACCGTGTTCTTCATCGTTCCGCTCTGCATGACGGTGTGGATGTCGCTGCACAAATGGCCGCTCATGGGCCTGCCGCGCTTTATCGGCCTCGACAATTACGAGAGACTGCTGTTCGACAAGAGTTTCTGGTCGTCGCTCTGGTTCACAGTCCAGTACACGGTCGTCGTCACCATTGCGCTTTTGGGCTTCGCCATGGCGCTGGCGCTGATTGTACAGGGCCAGGGACGCGCGGTCTCCGCCTACCGGACAATCTATTTCCTGCCGGTGGTCACGGGCTTTGCCTCCGCAGCGCTTCTGTGGGTCTGGCTTTCCAATGTCGATACCGGCCTGTTCTCGCCGCTGGCGCAGGACCTCGGCCTGACGGAGGGCCGGGTCAATATCCTCGCCAATTTCACGCCGGCCTTCTGGTCGGTGATCGTCATGGTGGTCTGGAAGATGGCCGGCTTCTTCATGGTGATCCTGATGAGCGGCCTGCAGTCGATCCCGGCGGATTACCAGGAGGCCGCGCGCATTGACGGCGCCAAATGGCTGCAACGCTTCCGCTACATCACCATGCCGCTGATCCGCAAACCCTTCGCGCTGGCGCTGATCCTCTGCGTTTCAGGCTCGATGCTCGCTTTCGACCAGTTCTATATCATCCTGAGCGGCGGCCCGCAGAACAAGACGGTGACCGCCGTCTACAAGATCTTCAACGAAAGTTTCGTCTCCTTCCGCCTGGGCTATGGCGCGGCCTTGTCCATGGTGCTGCTCGTCATCCTGCTCGTCCTCAGCGTGCTGCAGTTGACGCTGCTCAGCGATCGAAAGGACAAATGA
- a CDS encoding carbohydrate ABC transporter permease: MSTAVSSLARSAAAPATRRGRFRYHRLLFHVTATLVAALFLAPLVWVVLASFRTPAESTQPPLPPWPTEGFSISSYERLENFGQSVLHYSGNSLFVAVGTSALTILVAILAGYGFSRYRFPFKGFAFVLILSTMMIPFQSILTPLFLLLAKMGLQNTLIGLVFIYSTLQLPFSVFMMRNAFDAVPKEIEEAARMDGVRGVRMLVQVMGPLVLPGVVTVGLFAFLNAWNEFLAALVLLTDQSKFTLPVLMTAVRYGRYGSVDWGAVQAGVTLMMIPCMILFLILQRSYIRGLTAGAVK; the protein is encoded by the coding sequence ATGTCGACCGCCGTTTCATCCCTTGCACGGAGCGCAGCAGCGCCGGCCACCCGCCGCGGCCGCTTCCGCTATCATCGCCTTCTCTTTCACGTAACGGCGACGCTGGTTGCGGCGCTCTTTCTCGCGCCGCTGGTCTGGGTGGTGCTGGCAAGCTTCCGCACGCCGGCGGAATCCACCCAGCCGCCCCTGCCGCCTTGGCCAACCGAAGGCTTCAGCATCTCAAGCTATGAACGGCTTGAAAATTTCGGCCAGTCGGTTCTGCACTATTCGGGCAATTCGCTGTTTGTCGCCGTCGGCACCTCGGCGCTTACCATCCTCGTGGCAATCCTCGCCGGTTACGGTTTCTCGCGCTACCGCTTTCCGTTCAAAGGCTTTGCCTTCGTCCTCATCCTGTCGACGATGATGATCCCGTTTCAGTCGATCCTGACGCCGCTGTTCCTGCTTCTGGCCAAGATGGGGCTTCAGAACACGCTCATCGGGCTCGTCTTCATCTATTCGACGCTGCAGCTTCCCTTCTCCGTCTTCATGATGCGCAACGCTTTCGATGCAGTCCCGAAGGAGATCGAGGAGGCTGCCCGCATGGATGGCGTCAGAGGCGTGCGCATGCTCGTTCAGGTCATGGGACCGCTGGTGCTGCCCGGCGTCGTCACCGTCGGCCTGTTTGCCTTCCTGAATGCCTGGAACGAGTTTCTCGCCGCCCTTGTGCTTCTGACAGACCAGTCGAAATTCACGCTCCCCGTGCTGATGACCGCCGTGCGCTATGGCCGCTACGGCTCGGTTGACTGGGGGGCGGTGCAGGCGGGCGTCACGCTGATGATGATCCCCTGCATGATCCTCTTCCTCATTCTCCAGCGCTCCTACATTCGCGGCCTCACGGCCGGAGCGGTGAAATAA
- a CDS encoding glycoside hydrolase family 127 protein has product MNKPLNAGDALQPKSKFRPLSVNQVEVGGFFGPRVDVVATTTAKLLFDRCIEARMLEQVDPDRPNPGIVIPFDHGNTVTTQMFWDSDFGKSIETAAYALNRKRDEELEARVDDVIDAYGRLQAEDGYLNSWYQRIQPGQRWTNLRDRHELYNAGHLIEGAVAYYHATGKRKFLDIMCRYADCIDATFGPDADKKRGYPGHPELELALVKLGRVTGEQRYLDLAKFFVDQRGREPKYFDQEAIARGEKPEDFHFTTLEYCQAHKPVREQREVVGHAVRAAYLYAGMADVATEFSDDSLDPALEALWSHLTDRNLYVTGGFGPSKDNEGLTFDYDLPNETAYAETCAAVALVFWASRMLGRAPDARFADVMERALYNGALSGLSQDGTRFFYDNPLESYGNHHRWRWHRCPCCPPNISRLVASIGTYFYGVAEDELALHLYCENSAEIEVAGTKVGVKQETAYPKDGQITVTLAPQTPAAFTLSLRVPGWAKGFSLAINGETSEASPAKGYLRIRREWQTGDTVKLDLQMEPEMLYAHPKVAPDQGRAALQRGPLVYCIEETDNKAPLNAYVVKDGAPVSLDQAEGLDDTVALRIEATVESQPTDALYSTTPPARDRASLKAIPYFLWDNRAPGEMLVWLRREA; this is encoded by the coding sequence ATGAACAAGCCTCTCAACGCTGGCGATGCCCTTCAGCCGAAGTCGAAATTCCGCCCATTATCCGTCAACCAGGTAGAGGTCGGCGGCTTCTTCGGCCCGCGCGTAGACGTGGTCGCGACCACGACCGCCAAGCTGCTGTTCGACCGCTGTATCGAGGCGCGCATGCTGGAACAGGTCGACCCGGACCGGCCCAATCCCGGCATCGTCATCCCCTTCGACCACGGCAATACCGTCACCACGCAGATGTTCTGGGATTCCGATTTCGGCAAGAGCATCGAGACGGCGGCCTATGCGCTGAACCGCAAGCGCGATGAAGAGCTCGAAGCGCGCGTCGATGACGTCATCGATGCGTATGGCAGATTGCAGGCCGAGGATGGCTATCTCAATTCCTGGTATCAGCGCATCCAGCCGGGTCAGCGCTGGACCAATCTGCGCGACCGCCACGAACTCTATAATGCCGGGCACCTGATCGAGGGCGCGGTCGCCTATTACCACGCGACCGGCAAACGCAAATTCCTCGACATCATGTGCCGCTACGCCGACTGCATCGACGCAACTTTCGGCCCAGACGCCGACAAGAAGCGCGGATATCCGGGTCATCCGGAACTTGAACTGGCGCTGGTCAAGCTCGGTCGCGTCACCGGCGAACAGCGCTACCTCGATCTGGCGAAATTCTTCGTCGACCAGCGCGGCAGGGAGCCGAAATATTTCGATCAGGAAGCGATTGCACGCGGCGAGAAGCCGGAGGATTTCCACTTCACCACGCTCGAATACTGCCAAGCCCACAAGCCGGTGCGCGAGCAGCGAGAAGTCGTCGGTCACGCGGTCAGGGCGGCCTATCTTTATGCCGGCATGGCGGACGTCGCCACCGAGTTTTCGGACGACAGCCTTGACCCGGCCCTTGAGGCGCTATGGTCGCACCTGACCGACCGGAACCTCTATGTCACCGGCGGCTTCGGCCCGTCCAAGGACAATGAGGGTCTGACCTTCGACTATGACCTTCCGAACGAAACGGCCTATGCGGAGACCTGCGCCGCCGTCGCGCTGGTGTTCTGGGCAAGCCGCATGCTGGGCCGCGCGCCCGACGCACGTTTTGCCGATGTGATGGAGCGGGCGCTCTACAACGGCGCGCTTTCCGGTTTGTCGCAGGACGGCACGCGTTTCTTTTACGACAATCCGCTGGAAAGCTATGGCAATCACCACCGCTGGCGCTGGCACCGCTGCCCGTGCTGCCCGCCGAACATTTCCCGGCTGGTGGCCTCGATCGGCACCTATTTCTATGGCGTGGCCGAGGATGAGCTGGCGCTGCACCTTTATTGCGAGAATTCAGCCGAGATCGAGGTCGCGGGAACAAAGGTCGGCGTGAAGCAGGAAACGGCCTATCCGAAGGATGGCCAGATCACGGTTACGCTCGCGCCTCAAACGCCCGCCGCGTTTACTCTGTCGCTGCGCGTTCCCGGCTGGGCCAAGGGGTTTTCGCTGGCGATCAATGGCGAGACGTCGGAAGCATCGCCTGCGAAGGGCTATCTTCGCATCCGGCGCGAATGGCAGACCGGTGACACGGTCAAGCTCGATCTTCAGATGGAGCCGGAAATGCTCTATGCCCATCCGAAAGTCGCGCCCGATCAGGGCCGCGCCGCCCTTCAGCGCGGGCCTCTCGTCTACTGTATAGAGGAAACCGACAACAAGGCTCCGCTCAATGCCTATGTCGTCAAGGATGGAGCGCCCGTGTCCCTCGATCAGGCCGAAGGGCTTGACGATACGGTTGCGCTCAGGATTGAGGCGACAGTCGAAAGCCAGCCGACCGATGCGCTCTATTCGACGACGCCGCCTGCGCGAGATCGCGCCAGTTTGAAAGCCATACCCTATTTTCTCTGGGACAATCGCGCGCCGGGCGAAATGCTGGTCTGGCTGCGCAGGGAGGCATGA
- a CDS encoding ABC transporter ATP-binding protein: MSQAETLKPDRNPSGLSLKRVSKSFGAVQVIHDVDLEIEGGEFVVFVGPSGCGKSTLLRLIAGLEEVTSGDVLIAGTDVTDEDPSDRGIAMVFQTYALYPHMSVEQNMGFGLKVAGRSKAEVEAKVRQAADILKLTDYLDRRPGQLSGGQRQRVAIGRAIVRDPEIFLFDEPLSNLDAELRVGMRIEIARLHRELGNTMIYVTHDQTEAMTLADKIVVLRGGYIEQVGSPATLYDDPDNMFVGGFIGSPKMNFLTGVIKGDRIEIAGGALPCPKLEAKPEDGTRVSVGIRPEHWKPRDDSEEGLPFTVDFAEFLGGSSYLYGTIGDTVCTVEVERSAIAKAGTRLTLGVEAERVYVFAKDEDRIR, from the coding sequence ATGAGCCAGGCCGAAACGCTGAAACCCGATCGAAATCCGTCGGGACTATCCCTCAAACGCGTGTCGAAATCCTTCGGCGCGGTGCAGGTGATCCATGATGTCGACCTGGAGATCGAGGGCGGCGAATTCGTCGTCTTCGTCGGCCCGTCCGGCTGCGGCAAGTCCACCCTGCTCAGGCTGATCGCCGGCCTTGAGGAGGTGACAAGCGGCGATGTGCTGATTGCCGGCACGGATGTGACCGACGAGGACCCGTCCGACCGCGGCATTGCCATGGTGTTCCAGACCTATGCGCTCTATCCGCATATGAGCGTGGAGCAGAATATGGGATTCGGCCTCAAGGTCGCCGGACGCTCGAAGGCGGAGGTCGAGGCCAAGGTGCGCCAGGCGGCCGATATCCTGAAGCTGACCGACTATCTCGACCGAAGGCCGGGCCAGCTCTCCGGCGGTCAGCGCCAGCGCGTCGCCATCGGCCGGGCGATCGTGCGCGACCCGGAAATCTTCCTGTTCGACGAGCCGCTTTCCAATCTCGATGCCGAACTCAGGGTCGGCATGCGCATCGAGATCGCCCGGCTGCACCGCGAGCTCGGCAATACGATGATCTATGTGACCCACGACCAGACCGAGGCGATGACTCTTGCCGACAAGATCGTCGTGCTGCGCGGCGGCTATATCGAGCAGGTCGGGTCACCGGCAACGCTTTATGACGACCCAGACAACATGTTCGTCGGCGGCTTCATAGGCTCGCCGAAAATGAACTTCCTCACCGGCGTCATCAAGGGCGACCGCATCGAAATCGCCGGCGGCGCCCTGCCCTGTCCGAAACTCGAGGCAAAACCAGAGGACGGAACCCGTGTCTCGGTCGGCATCCGGCCTGAACACTGGAAGCCCCGAGACGACAGCGAAGAAGGTCTTCCGTTCACAGTCGATTTCGCGGAGTTTCTCGGCGGCTCGAGCTATCTCTACGGCACCATTGGCGACACAGTCTGCACGGTGGAGGTCGAACGGAGCGCGATAGCGAAGGCCGGCACGAGACTCACGCTCGGCGTCGAAGCCGAGCGCGTCTATGTGTTTGCGAAGGACGAGGATCGGATAAGGTAG
- a CDS encoding PhoX family protein — translation MTNIPPIKMPADAWDELNFPRPEESDFDRVVERAISRRGFLGGVVAFGSGAVAMSAGLLPSGAAEAAAPQSRFPFTPIAAQTDYAFHVPEGYKARVLVSWGDPLYDGVAEFNHETGGSVEESDKVFGENTDGMETFEIGGHQILAVNNEYVNSDINLPHTEDGVPQSAADVLKLQNLQGVTVVEIAEGADGWSVVRSSPFNRRLHHNAPMAISGPAAGHPLMKTEADPDGRAVLGTLGNCGAGKTPWGTYLTCEENFNGYFGATEETSYSDDVAAGYERYGMAAESQYGYEKFDPRFDTSKNPNEPHRFGWVVEIDPTDPDSTPVKRTGLGRFKHENAEVTLAPDGRVVVYLGDDERGEFLYRFVSTNPYVAGGDTDGLLDDGTLYVAKFNDDQTGEWLALTPETTGMEEADILIFARMAGSKVGATTMDRPEWVAVNPYAVEAYCCLTNNKNRGVKANAGGDATPVGGPNPREANKYGQIVRWYPDGDDHASDTFRWDLFVMAGNPEVHSDAYAGSSNINSGNLFNSPDGMAFDTSGLVWIQTDGEDSNEGDFAGMGNNQQLAGDPATGEIVRFLTGPRGGEITGLCWSADRRTMFVGVQHPGGSWPAEEGLPRSSIMAIKRDDNGLVG, via the coding sequence ATGACCAATATACCACCAATCAAGATGCCCGCCGACGCGTGGGACGAACTCAACTTTCCCCGGCCCGAAGAAAGCGATTTCGACCGGGTGGTCGAACGCGCGATCTCGCGGCGCGGCTTCCTCGGCGGCGTTGTCGCCTTCGGATCTGGCGCCGTAGCCATGAGCGCCGGCCTGTTGCCCAGCGGTGCGGCGGAAGCGGCAGCGCCGCAATCGCGCTTTCCGTTCACGCCGATCGCCGCCCAGACCGACTACGCCTTTCACGTGCCCGAAGGCTATAAAGCCAGGGTTCTGGTGAGCTGGGGCGATCCGCTTTATGACGGCGTGGCCGAATTCAACCATGAGACCGGCGGCTCGGTCGAGGAATCCGACAAGGTCTTCGGTGAGAACACCGATGGCATGGAGACCTTCGAGATCGGTGGTCACCAGATTCTCGCGGTCAACAACGAATATGTGAACAGCGATATCAACCTGCCGCATACCGAGGATGGCGTGCCGCAGAGCGCGGCCGACGTGCTGAAGCTGCAGAACCTGCAGGGCGTGACCGTGGTCGAGATCGCGGAAGGCGCGGACGGCTGGTCCGTGGTGCGCTCCAGCCCGTTTAACCGTCGCCTGCACCACAATGCGCCGATGGCGATTTCGGGTCCGGCCGCCGGCCATCCGCTCATGAAGACGGAAGCCGACCCGGACGGCCGCGCCGTGCTCGGCACGCTCGGCAATTGCGGCGCCGGCAAGACGCCGTGGGGCACCTATCTGACCTGCGAGGAGAACTTCAACGGCTATTTCGGCGCAACCGAAGAGACAAGCTACAGCGATGATGTCGCCGCCGGCTACGAGCGCTATGGCATGGCGGCCGAAAGCCAGTACGGCTACGAAAAGTTCGATCCGCGCTTCGATACGTCGAAAAACCCCAACGAGCCGCACCGCTTCGGCTGGGTGGTCGAAATCGACCCGACCGATCCCGACAGCACGCCGGTCAAGCGCACCGGGCTCGGCCGCTTCAAGCATGAAAACGCCGAGGTGACGCTCGCTCCGGATGGTCGCGTCGTGGTCTATCTCGGCGATGACGAGCGCGGCGAGTTCCTCTATCGTTTCGTCTCGACCAATCCCTATGTCGCCGGCGGCGATACCGACGGCCTGCTCGATGACGGCACGCTCTATGTCGCGAAATTCAACGACGACCAGACCGGCGAATGGCTGGCGCTGACGCCGGAAACCACCGGCATGGAAGAAGCCGACATCCTGATCTTCGCCCGCATGGCCGGATCGAAGGTCGGGGCCACGACCATGGACCGTCCCGAATGGGTCGCCGTCAACCCCTATGCCGTCGAGGCCTATTGCTGTCTCACCAACAACAAGAACCGCGGCGTCAAGGCCAATGCCGGCGGCGACGCCACGCCGGTCGGCGGGCCTAATCCGCGCGAGGCCAATAAATACGGCCAGATCGTGCGCTGGTATCCCGATGGCGACGACCACGCTTCCGATACCTTCCGCTGGGACCTTTTCGTCATGGCCGGCAATCCGGAGGTCCATTCGGACGCCTATGCCGGCTCGTCCAACATCAATAGCGGCAATCTGTTCAACTCGCCCGACGGCATGGCCTTCGACACCAGCGGCCTCGTCTGGATCCAGACCGACGGCGAGGACAGCAATGAGGGCGATTTCGCCGGCATGGGCAACAACCAGCAGCTTGCCGGCGATCCGGCAACGGGCGAGATCGTCCGCTTCCTGACCGGGCCGCGCGGCGGCGAGATCACCGGCCTGTGCTGGTCCGCCGACCGGCGCACCATGTTCGTCGGCGTCCAGCATCCGGGCGGCTCGTGGCCGGCGGAAGAGGGCCTTCCGCGCTCCTCGATCATGGCGATCAAGCGCGACGACAACGGCCTCGTCGGCTGA
- a CDS encoding TRAP transporter large permease — translation MIAIIFGSFIPMLLLGVPIALCLVLMTIFVYVDIGDPRLFLQIPQRMFTSTENMLLLAIPFFIMAGEIMNRAGITDRLMTLSSSLVGWIRGGLAHTNIVSSMFFAGITGSAVSDTVAVGSIMVPAMKKNGYGEDYSAAVTAASSVIGPIIPPSIPMLIYASVMNVSIAGLFLGGMVPGILVALALMVTAYIVAVRKGYGERAPFVGVVRLILAFVRGAPALLLPVIIMGGILGGFFSPTQASAVAVMYGLAVGFLFYRKLKLSDLVPILSHTAKATAMIMFLMACAKTFSWLVTYFNLVEHVTIAFVSLTENKLVFLLLVNIIYLVIGMFLDMGFAIIVLGPLLAPIAYTYGVDPIHFGLITCTNLTIGLATPPFGLVLFAACGVSKVSLSRISRAILPFIAAELVVLLLITYLPALTMYFPRLFGYA, via the coding sequence TTGATTGCTATCATTTTTGGCAGTTTCATCCCGATGCTTCTGCTCGGGGTCCCGATCGCGCTCTGTCTCGTGCTGATGACGATCTTCGTCTATGTCGATATCGGCGATCCGCGTCTGTTCCTGCAGATCCCGCAACGCATGTTCACCAGCACCGAGAACATGCTGCTGCTGGCGATCCCCTTCTTCATCATGGCAGGCGAGATCATGAACCGGGCCGGGATCACCGACCGGCTGATGACGCTGTCGTCCTCGCTGGTGGGCTGGATTCGCGGCGGCCTGGCCCACACCAATATCGTCTCCAGCATGTTCTTTGCGGGAATTACGGGGTCTGCGGTCTCCGACACCGTCGCCGTTGGCAGCATCATGGTGCCGGCGATGAAGAAGAATGGCTATGGCGAGGACTACAGCGCCGCCGTCACGGCGGCCAGCTCCGTCATCGGCCCGATCATCCCTCCGAGCATTCCGATGCTGATCTATGCCTCGGTGATGAACGTGTCGATTGCCGGCCTGTTTCTCGGCGGCATGGTGCCCGGTATCCTGGTGGCGCTGGCGCTGATGGTGACGGCCTATATCGTCGCAGTGCGCAAGGGGTATGGCGAGCGCGCGCCGTTCGTCGGCGTGGTCCGGTTGATCCTCGCCTTCGTGCGGGGCGCTCCAGCCCTGCTCCTGCCGGTGATCATCATGGGCGGCATTCTCGGCGGCTTCTTCAGCCCGACACAGGCATCCGCCGTGGCGGTCATGTATGGTCTGGCGGTCGGCTTCCTGTTTTACCGCAAGCTCAAGCTGTCGGATCTGGTCCCGATCCTGTCCCATACCGCCAAGGCCACGGCGATGATCATGTTCCTGATGGCCTGCGCCAAGACCTTCAGCTGGCTGGTGACCTATTTCAATCTGGTCGAGCATGTGACGATCGCCTTCGTGTCGCTGACGGAGAACAAGCTCGTCTTCCTGTTGCTGGTCAATATCATCTATCTCGTCATCGGCATGTTCCTGGACATGGGCTTCGCGATCATCGTCCTGGGACCGCTGCTGGCGCCGATCGCCTACACGTATGGAGTCGATCCGATCCATTTCGGCCTGATCACCTGCACCAATCTGACGATAGGATTGGCAACGCCGCCCTTCGGCCTTGTGCTTTTTGCCGCCTGCGGGGTGTCAAAGGTCAGCCTGTCACGCATAAGTCGGGCCATCCTGCCGTTCATCGCCGCCGAACTCGTGGTCCTGCTGCTGATCACCTACCTGCCGGCGCTGACCATGTATTTCCCGCGCCTGTTTGGGTATGCCTAA
- a CDS encoding TRAP transporter small permease, with protein MKKLLIGYQSAVDGLEKVCMAVAVVLTGLLFVITAYEIIANQLVGNSPVWVEEVSNLFFAWAVFIGAGVIARHGGHIGVEILYEMVGPVLRSVLRVAYAVLTLVVVFVMVYFGWKMALFVGQYQTSLYLDISLFYFYLSVPVGGLLLGLFSVAAALPDPREKADLTQTAGV; from the coding sequence ATGAAAAAGCTTCTAATCGGATATCAGAGCGCCGTCGATGGCCTTGAAAAGGTCTGCATGGCCGTCGCGGTCGTGCTGACCGGATTGTTGTTTGTGATCACGGCCTACGAGATCATTGCCAACCAGCTTGTCGGAAACTCGCCGGTCTGGGTGGAAGAGGTCAGCAACCTGTTCTTCGCCTGGGCGGTTTTCATCGGCGCCGGCGTGATCGCGCGGCATGGCGGGCATATCGGCGTTGAAATCCTCTACGAGATGGTCGGACCTGTCCTGCGGTCTGTCTTAAGGGTTGCATATGCCGTCCTGACGCTCGTCGTCGTCTTTGTCATGGTCTATTTCGGCTGGAAGATGGCGCTGTTCGTGGGCCAGTACCAGACATCGCTCTATCTCGATATCTCGCTTTTCTACTTTTATCTCTCGGTTCCCGTCGGCGGTCTGCTGCTGGGGCTTTTCAGTGTCGCCGCCGCGCTTCCCGATCCGCGCGAGAAGGCAGATCTCACGCAAACCGCCGGAGTTTGA
- a CDS encoding TRAP transporter substrate-binding protein, producing MKKFAAFAFGLSMAVTTLAGAANAEPIVIKIGHGSEGDLHLPGAGRTACVAAMKDYLNVASDGQLDLEAYPDSSLGDARSMIESAQTGVIQMAGVYTSIMVPFMPEIAITQIPYVFPDSLTAWQVMEGPLGDALAEGFLEKTGLRVLAWPEGAGFRNIYSEKPIHSVADMKGMKMRVPENPGLLAMFRAWDANTVTIGWSELYTALQSGMAEGHDTELYSMYASKLYEVNPYVAMTRHSYNLHPILINEAFFQSLSPENQTLMLRAGDLCSRMGNAQSYLSSLVIQEAMEAEGAVFYYPTAAELAEFRELAQQPYIDMVLRKMGDDGQEWVDRIFAATKEAESQR from the coding sequence ATGAAGAAATTTGCAGCTTTCGCCTTCGGTCTCTCGATGGCGGTCACCACTCTTGCCGGCGCGGCGAACGCCGAGCCGATCGTCATCAAGATCGGGCATGGCTCGGAGGGGGACCTGCACCTGCCGGGCGCCGGTCGCACGGCCTGTGTTGCGGCGATGAAGGACTATCTCAACGTTGCTTCCGATGGGCAGCTCGACCTTGAGGCCTATCCTGACAGTTCGCTCGGCGATGCGCGTTCGATGATCGAGTCGGCACAGACCGGCGTGATTCAGATGGCCGGCGTTTATACGTCGATCATGGTTCCCTTCATGCCTGAAATCGCAATCACCCAGATCCCCTATGTATTTCCCGACAGTCTCACGGCCTGGCAGGTGATGGAAGGTCCGCTTGGGGATGCGCTCGCCGAGGGTTTCCTGGAGAAGACCGGTCTTCGGGTTCTGGCCTGGCCGGAAGGGGCGGGTTTCCGCAACATCTATTCCGAGAAACCGATTCACAGCGTTGCCGACATGAAGGGCATGAAGATGCGGGTGCCCGAGAACCCGGGACTTCTGGCGATGTTCCGCGCCTGGGACGCCAATACGGTGACGATCGGCTGGAGCGAGCTTTATACCGCCTTGCAGTCGGGTATGGCGGAAGGTCACGATACCGAGCTTTATTCGATGTATGCCTCGAAGCTCTACGAGGTGAACCCCTATGTCGCCATGACCCGGCACAGCTACAACCTTCATCCGATCCTGATCAACGAGGCGTTCTTCCAGTCGCTGTCGCCGGAAAACCAGACCCTGATGCTGAGAGCCGGCGATCTCTGCTCGCGCATGGGCAATGCCCAGTCCTATCTCAGCTCGCTGGTGATCCAGGAAGCGATGGAGGCCGAGGGCGCGGTGTTCTATTACCCGACCGCCGCCGAGCTTGCGGAATTCCGAGAACTCGCGCAGCAGCCTTACATCGATATGGTCCTGCGCAAGATGGGCGATGACGGGCAGGAATGGGTCGACCGCATCTTTGCCGCGACCAAGGAAGCTGAAAGCCAGCGCTGA